The Halalkalicoccus subterraneus genome has a segment encoding these proteins:
- the yqeC gene encoding selenium cofactor biosynthesis protein YqeC, producing the protein MELTEALPSDGLTCAVGAGGKKTTLYALANALDRAVVTATVRIPIFDPHVARVAVTDDPASAIERNDEWPLGVVPEREFEDRYRGYDREVVADLARETDAPLFVKADGARMREFKAPDEREPQLPRNASTVLPIASVHAVGKPLDDGVVHRPERVAAVAGIETGEEITPETVAAVLASPEGGIKGVPEDATAIPLLNKVDTDEDEPVAREIAHEIHERADVEHVVLARMAESEVIDVI; encoded by the coding sequence ATGGAGCTTACGGAGGCACTGCCGTCCGACGGGCTTACCTGTGCCGTCGGCGCAGGGGGAAAGAAGACGACGCTGTACGCGCTGGCGAACGCGCTCGATCGGGCGGTCGTCACTGCTACCGTCCGAATCCCGATCTTCGACCCGCACGTCGCGCGCGTCGCCGTCACCGACGACCCGGCGAGCGCGATCGAGCGGAACGACGAGTGGCCCCTCGGCGTCGTTCCGGAGCGCGAGTTCGAGGATCGCTACCGGGGCTACGATCGGGAGGTCGTCGCGGACCTCGCCCGGGAAACGGACGCTCCGCTGTTCGTCAAGGCCGACGGCGCGCGCATGCGCGAGTTCAAGGCACCCGACGAGCGGGAGCCCCAACTTCCGCGAAACGCGAGTACGGTGCTCCCGATCGCGAGCGTCCACGCGGTCGGCAAGCCGCTCGACGACGGTGTCGTCCACCGGCCCGAGCGCGTCGCGGCCGTCGCAGGGATCGAAACCGGCGAGGAGATCACGCCCGAGACGGTCGCCGCGGTGCTCGCGAGCCCCGAAGGAGGGATAAAGGGCGTTCCCGAAGACGCGACGGCGATCCCGCTGTTGAACAAGGTCGATACCGACGAGGACGAGCCCGTCGCCCGCGAGATCGCCCACGAGATTCACGAACGTGCGGACGTCGAGCACGTGGTGCTCGCGCGGATGGCCGAAAGCGAGGTCATCGACGTCATCTGA